The nucleotide window GGCAACGAACAGTTACGGGATGCTCCAGTGGCATCGGGCGTGAGATCGCCAAGTTTATCTTCGGGCAACCCGGACAACGCCTTATCGCGACCGCGCGAGACCCTTCGATGCTCTCCTATCTTCCCGACCAGGACGACAAGGTCTTCAAGACCGCACTAGATGTCACGTCGCCCGAGTCGGTCGACAAGGCTTTCGAAGCCGCGGCCGACCACTTCGGAGATGGATTTTACGTGGATGTGGTCGTGAATAATGCCGGGTACTCGCTGTCCGGGGACACGgagtcggcgacggaggagcaGACGCATCAGGAGATGGAGACGCTCTTTTTCGGGACGGCGCGCGTCACGATGCGGGCCGTCCGCGAGATGCGCCAGAACAATGACCGCCGCGGTGGACTCATCTTCAACGTGTCGTCGCTCGCGGGCGTGTGCGCGTTCCCGGGACATGCGTACTACCACGCGGGAAAGTTTGCCGTTGAGGGCTGGACGGAGAGCGTGGCGCGGGAGATGCACCCCGACTGGAACAGTGAGGAAGCCCCCATTCCCTGTTGTCTTGTCCTCAGAAGTACCCCCTTCCCGAGTACGCTCTCAGGCCGCTGACTTTGGGACTACCCTTATGAATTACAAAGTCAACTTTTGCATCGCGGAGCCCAGCGGCGTCAAGACCAACTtcgagggcagcagcaagaagtGGATGGCGCCGCACCCAGCGTATGCGAGCGAGGACATGCCGGCGCGCAAGCTCGAGAGCTACGTCAAGAAGGGTCTGCAGCAGGGCGCGGGAATCGAGCCGTTGGACATAGCAAAGGCGCTGTTCGAGGTTGCGAGCCGAGGGGAGAAGGTGCCTCTGCACCTGCCCATGGGCCCCGTGGCTGTTCAGCTCATCCGGAGCAAGCTTGAGGCCCGGCtggagggcctcgaggctgcAAAGTCGCTGCCTGGTCTTTCGAGTGGCGTTGGGGGTTCGCAAGGTACGCGGTAGCCGGAGAGATGGCGAATAGTCGATGTCTGTGAGATGTGGACATGACGGGAGGTTTTCTCGTTTGTACTGGTAAAAGAAGTTCCTCAATGAGAGGTATTGATGGTGCGAGGTTGCAGCCCAGGCTTTGAAGGTCACGCCCGAGCACAGTGGTCCAGCGGGGTAGGCGATTCCCTTCCCACTAAGGATGACGCGCTCCGCCCCCCTGGCAGCGGGGCAACCTGCctctcccccgcccctccatcctcctcctaGCTGTTGCGTGACAACAAGGGCGTCCAGAGATCAGCGTGCCTCTTCCATCATCTCACGACAGCCTACCGGAACCCAATCGCTCAAAAATGCAGTCCGGAATATCAGGTACGTTGTTCTCTCGTCCGTGACGCCCGTACCTGGATGATGACGCTGACCCACCGCAGCTTCGGAGGAGCTCCAAGCGCAGTTCAAGTCGCTCGTCGCACGGCCCGACGActttgccctcgtcgtcagcatcgAACGCGAGGCCCTTGTACCCGTCACCTCGATCTCCTCTAAATCTTCTTCGTTCGATGACAACCTCGCGACGCTCCAAGAGCACATCAAGCCCAATGTCGCCAGCTACTTCATCCTGCggcgcttcgacgacgcACCACAGTTCCTAGCCGTAACCTACGTCCCCGACGCGGCGCCCGTTCGACAAAAGATGCTGTTTGCATCAACGCGGCTGACGCTCGTCCGAGAGCTGGGCACCGAAAATTTTCGCGAGACCATCTTCACGACCACGGCTGAAGAGCTGACCCCCAACGGCTTCAAGAAGCACGATGCGCACGCTAAactggcggcgccgttgacggAAGAGGAGCGAACGCTGGGCGAGGTGAAGAGAGCGGAGCAAGAAGCTGGCGCTGGAACGGGCACGCGGGAAATCCACCTGAGCAAGAGCCTGGCCATGCCGGTAACTGAGGAGGCTATTGCGGCTCTGAAGGAACTCGAGAGCAAGGCGCGGACGGTTGTCATGCTTGTATGTTCCTCCGCTGTGCTTGAGTGTCTGTCTGCTGACTATTGCAGAAAATCAACTCCGAAACGgaagtcgtcgagctcgtccccGAGTCACCCACGCCAAACTccatcgccgacctcgcccaAGCCATTTCCTCGAGCGAGCCGCGCTTTACTTTCTACCGATACACGCATACACacaacggcgccgagcaggagccGTTGCTTTTCTTCTACACATGTCCTGCCACGCCAGGAAATAAGGCCATCAAGAGCCGCATGCTGTACCCGCTCATGAAGCGAGCGGTGCTCGAAATTGCGGACAGGGAAGCGGGGCTGAAGCTCGAGAAACGATTTGAGGTTGAGGAGCCCGCCGAGATCACGGAGCAGTCGGTGCACGATGACCTGCACCCCAAGGTCGCGGCCCGTCAGGGCTTTAGCCGGCCGAAGCGTCCTGGCAGGTGAGGCAGCACATGCTCTTACAGCCAAAAAGATAGAACGTCATGCAGCACGGCAGAGCCCCCTCCCAAAGCGAAGCCACAGAATTGATGAATTGCTCACTACCAAATGAAAAGTTCCAGGTCTATGAAACACTGAGTACACCATGCAGACGGGTGCCgcgctgcgacgacgagaaaTGCACAGGGCTGACCCTAAGTCTTCTTGTCTTATGCAATGCCACGCTCCAGCAAAACAACACACGCCCCCACCTATTCCTCAAAC belongs to Purpureocillium takamizusanense chromosome 1, complete sequence and includes:
- a CDS encoding uncharacterized protein (EggNog:ENOG503P2CY~COG:Q) — encoded protein: MRKAKNQSVAMNPVNTKPYRLPDNATWLITGCSSGIGREIAKFIFGQPGQRLIATARDPSMLSYLPDQDDKVFKTALDVTSPESVDKAFEAAADHFGDGFYVDVVVNNAGYSLSGDTESATEEQTHQEMETLFFGTARVTMRAVREMRQNNDRRGGLIFNVSSLAGVCAFPGHAYYHAGKFAVEGWTESVAREMHPDWNINFCIAEPSGVKTNFEGSSKKWMAPHPAYASEDMPARKLESYVKKGLQQGAGIEPLDIAKALFEVASRGEKVPLHLPMGPVAVQLIRSKLEARLEGLEAAKSLPGLSSGVGGSQGTR
- the TWF1_2 gene encoding Twinfilin-1 (COG:W~EggNog:ENOG503NXFR): MQSGISASEELQAQFKSLVARPDDFALVVSIEREALVPVTSISSKSSSFDDNLATLQEHIKPNVASYFILRRFDDAPQFLAVTYVPDAAPVRQKMLFASTRLTLVRELGTENFRETIFTTTAEELTPNGFKKHDAHAKLAAPLTEEERTLGEVKRAEQEAGAGTGTREIHLSKSLAMPVTEEAIAALKELESKARTVVMLKINSETEVVELVPESPTPNSIADLAQAISSSEPRFTFYRYTHTHNGAEQEPLLFFYTCPATPGNKAIKSRMLYPLMKRAVLEIADREAGLKLEKRFEVEEPAEITEQSVHDDLHPKVAARQGFSRPKRPGR